One Prevotella intermedia ATCC 25611 = DSM 20706 DNA window includes the following coding sequences:
- a CDS encoding anthranilate synthase component II, with protein MKKVKCVIIDNYDSFTYNLVHLLHELGAEVSVKQNDKFALEDLEEYDKIVLSPGPGVPSEAGLLLEVIRRYAATKPMLGVCLGHQAIAEAFGGKIEKLSNVFHGVETPINVDTHTSLFNGLPTQFSVGRYHSWVVSKDSFPSELEVIAETADGLIMALQHKEYDLYGIQFHPESVLTPMGKAIVENWLAI; from the coding sequence ATGAAGAAAGTAAAGTGTGTGATAATAGACAATTACGATTCGTTTACTTACAACTTGGTTCATCTTTTACACGAATTGGGAGCTGAGGTTTCAGTGAAGCAGAACGATAAGTTTGCTTTGGAAGATTTGGAAGAATACGATAAGATAGTGCTGAGTCCCGGTCCTGGCGTACCTTCTGAAGCAGGTTTATTGCTCGAAGTTATTCGTCGCTATGCTGCTACCAAACCCATGTTGGGCGTATGCTTGGGGCATCAAGCCATTGCAGAAGCCTTTGGTGGAAAGATAGAAAAGCTGTCAAATGTATTCCACGGAGTAGAAACACCGATAAATGTAGATACGCATACAAGTTTGTTCAACGGCTTGCCCACACAGTTTTCGGTTGGCAGATACCATAGTTGGGTGGTTTCAAAGGACAGTTTCCCCTCTGAATTGGAGGTGATTGCTGAAACTGCTGATGGATTGATAATGGCTTTGCAACATAAGGAATACGACTTGTATGGTATTCAGTTTCACCCAGAAAGCGTGCTGACACCAATGGGAAAAGCCATTGTAGAGAACTGGTTGGCTATCTGA
- a CDS encoding UpxY family transcription antiterminator has product MEEKQERYVDTITDDKNDWYAIRLYTTKQEEVAQFFTEKGIETFIPKQYVAEEDKQGRVHQKLKPVVRNLLFVKKTMEDTDFKRLVYESNFKMSVLTKAEDNSKYSLIPHDQMYEFRLMCNPDVHIRKFISAEEARLKAGDAVLVKFGPLKGMTGRLVRSSKKYYLLKEIPGIGVMLKVSRWCCVPQ; this is encoded by the coding sequence ATGGAAGAGAAACAGGAAAGATATGTTGATACGATAACAGACGATAAAAACGATTGGTATGCCATTCGTTTATACACCACGAAACAAGAAGAAGTGGCGCAGTTTTTTACTGAAAAGGGGATAGAAACTTTTATTCCAAAACAATATGTAGCTGAAGAGGACAAGCAGGGTAGGGTGCATCAGAAGCTGAAACCTGTTGTGCGCAACCTTCTTTTTGTTAAGAAGACAATGGAAGATACCGATTTTAAACGTTTAGTATACGAATCAAACTTTAAGATGAGCGTACTGACAAAGGCAGAAGACAATAGCAAGTACAGCTTAATTCCCCACGACCAGATGTATGAATTCCGTTTAATGTGTAATCCTGATGTTCATATTCGCAAATTCATTTCTGCCGAAGAAGCCCGCTTGAAGGCAGGCGATGCAGTGCTTGTGAAGTTCGGTCCACTGAAAGGAATGACAGGAAGGCTGGTTCGTTCCAGCAAAAAGTATTATCTACTCAAGGAGATTCCAGGCATT